DNA from Streptomyces sp. NBC_01476:
TCGACCACGTCCCAGTGCGCGCGCTGGACCAGGGCGGCCGCCGCCCTGCCCTGCCGCATGGTGGTCACCCGCCGCAGTTCGCCGACCACCTCGGCCGGCCCGAGGTCCCGCAGCGCCGGTGCCGCGGCGGCACGGACCTGCGCGGACACCGGCAGCGGCCCGGCGGCCGGATCGCCGAACGGCAGGCCGAGCCGGATGTCCCGGCGCAGCGTCGTACTCGCCCGGGAGGCCAGGAAGACGATCTCGTTGATCTCCGGACGGTCGCTCTCCAGCATCCACAGCACCGCGGAGGCGGGCGGTTCGGCCCCTACCATCCACCGGACCGTGCTCCACAGCGGGGGCGGCCCGGCGTCCTCCGCGCGCTCCCCGATCCCCAGCCGCGCCCGCACCCGCCGCGCGTCGTCCGGCTCGGCCGCCGCCAGCAGCACATCGAGGCTCATCTCCGTCACCGCCACAGCGTACGAGCCCCCTTGCCCCCAGCGCCCGCGAGATCCGCCCCCTCCACGCCGCGCTTGCACGGTGCGCGGCGTCGACATCCTGGGCGGGGGGCAGGCGTGACCGCGGTCGAAGGATTCCTCGCAGACCGCGCCCTTCGCCGGCACCCACTGACCGGCGCCCTGGTGATCGATTCCAAGGGGTAGCGGCTTTGTGAGGACCGCTACGATCAGGGCTTTGGCTGCGGGGGAGGGCGTTCATGGTCGGCTTGGCGGGTCTGCGACGTCGGGGCGCGCTCGCGCTGGGCTTGGCGACGGTACTTGCGGGGTGTACGTCGACTGCGAAAAGCACAGACAGCAAGGAAGTCCGTACGGACACCGAGCCGCTTGAACGTCGGTTCGTCACGCTCGGCCCGCTCTCCGACGCACATTGGCTTGGCGTCGTACTGGGTACCGGTTCCAGGGTTCCGGGTCCCACTGATGTTCGTGTGGTGGGATTCGCCCAGTTGAGAGCGGGTGCCGTCGCCTCCATTGTGGGGGCATCGCAGCTCGGTTTTCAGCCCGCGATGCCGAGCCGACTGCCGGCAGAACTCATGCGTTTCATGCCCGAGAACGCCAGGTGGGTCCGGAGCGGGTCCTTCGACGGGCAGGTGACGGGCGAGACGTATTCCGGTGCGTTCTACTTCGACCTGGGTGCGGACTGGGTCTACTTCGACACGATCAATCCGAGTGCGGTCGCCGGCTCAGGAGAGTGATCGGGTCTCCCGGTTCGGCCGCACAGACGGCGCGGGGGCATCCAAAGTCATTTTGTGACGGACGACTTGGGCACCCTCGCGACCGCACTCAACGTGAAGACCGATGACGTGCCGAAGGACTCGCCGCAGCACAGCCCGTAGCGGTCAACGGTGGGCGTTTCGCCGCAGCTCCTCACGGTCGACGCCACGCTGTGGACCGATGACGTATGGGTCGTGGATTCCATGCCGGTGGGGCTGCGGCTGCACCTGGTGTGCACCCTGCGGGGTTTGCCTGTGGCCTTCGTGCTGACCGGGGCCAAGGCCGACGAACGCGAGACGCCGGTGAATCTGGTTGCCGTCGAGCCGCAGCTCATAGGCGAGCGTCCTGGCCGGACACTGATCGGGGACAAGAACTACTTCGGCTGCGAGATCGAGCAACACCTTGTGGGTCAACGAGACCTTCAAGGGTCAGCTCGACCTCGAACGGCACCGCGGCCCCACGCCCGGGGGCGTGGCCGTCCGCGTCCCGCAGCGGATGCTCGCCCTCATCGCCGTCATCTGGCACAACGACCTCACCGGCCGGCCGGTCATGTCATGCGCGCACTGACCAACGACGACCACTGAACACCTTGGAATCGATCGGCTGGTGACCCATGACGCCGCGGCGGCCGACCTCTGGGCTGCGGCCTGTGTGTCGTGGGAACCTGACACCGGCGGTGCACGGGCGCCGGACGGGGGTGGGGGGTTGTTCTTCGAGGCGGAGGTGACCGCTGTCCGCAGGGACGTCTTCGGCAGCCGGGTGTGGAGCGCGCAGGCGCTCCGGGTGGTGCGCGATACGGCGGAAGCGCTCGTGGTCGCGTGTTGTCCGGGGGCGGAGGGCATGGCTCCCACCGACTGGATCGCGTCGCGGGTCTCCGGGGACGCCGCGCCTCGCGAGCGGGCGGTGGGCTCCCTCGCGGCGGGCGGGTGGCGGCTCGCCCCATGGCGGTGGGAGAGCGCCGTGCTGCTGCTCTGGAATCCGCCGGGGACGTACTTCAGCGTCAACGCCTTCTACGACCTCGCCGGTGACTGCGGGCTGAACCGCTGGTACGTCAACTTCCAGCGTCCGCTGCGCCGCACGGCGAGCGGGTTTGACACCTTCGACCTGCTGCTCGACCTGGTGGTCGCACCGGACCTGGCACGGTGGGAGTGGAAGGACGAGGACGAGTACGCCCACGGGCGGCGCCTTGGGGTGGTGGGGGAGTCCGATCACCGTGGCGTCGAGGAAGCGCGGGGACAGGTGCTGGGGATGATCGAGAACCGGGAGGGTCCGTTCGCGGACGGTGCCGGGCTGCGGGACTGGCGCTGGGACCCGCTCTGGCCGGTGCCGGAGTTGCCCGGGGGCTGGGAAGGCGGGGTGGTTGGGTCAGGGGTGGCGGCTGTGGACGCGGCGGTAGCTCCAGATGAGGAGGGCGAAGATGATGAGGCCGGAGAGGATGAGGCTCGAACCCGTGCTCCAGCCGGTGAACGGGAGCCAGGAGAGCGCGCGCAGGCCGCAGATGACGCCGGCCGCGATGAGGCCGAGGCCGGCCAGGGCCGTGCCGGCGATCCGCCAGGGTGAGGCCACGCCGGCCTCCGCGCCCTGCAGGGCGCGCTCGCGGACCGGCTCGACGTAGCGGGCCACCGCGGGGATCGCGCGGGAGAGCAGGATGAGTCCGGCCAGCACCAGCAGGAGGCCAGGCCCGGGCAGCACCAGCAGCGCCACGCCGATCAGCACCAGCAAGCCGCCCGCCGCACCCAGGAGAACCCGCTTCGCCGGGTGCAGCCGCACCAGTTCGGGTACGTCCGTCTGCTTCTCGGACTCCTCGTCCGGTTGGGGTTCCCCGCTTCCGGACCGCCGTGCTCCGCTCATCGGCTCACCGTAGCCGCGGATCCGCCCGCCGGGAGGCCGCGACACCGGAACGAGTGACACCAGGACGAGTGACCCCGGCACCGTGTGACCTGGGCGGAACCGCCGCCGGCCGGCGCGCTCAGCGGCCGGGAGCCCACCCGCGGCGGTAGTCCGGGTGGGCACTGTACGTGGCCGCGTCGAGGCGCAACGCGAAGTGCACCACGCGCAGTTCGGCCCGGGCGAGGGAGTACGCCGCGCCGTCGTCGCCGGCCGCCGCCTGGTCCATCCGCAGCTGGATCGACTCGCGCAGCACCAGCAGGCTGCGCCGCGCGGCGACACCGCGGATCGTCTGCGCCGGGTCGTGCCGGGCCACATGCCCGGCGAGCGCCTCCCCGAGGCTGAACCGGGTCCCGTCGTCGGTCACCAGATCGCCGTCGCGGGCCTGCCAGCTGCCGTCCGCGGTCACACAGGCGGCGGCCAGCCGGTCCTCTTCGTCCAGGCGTGCGCGGAGGAACACCACCAGGTCGTCCATTACTCCAGTGTTTCCACCGGACGCGGTGATCACCCCCCCATGGCTCGAACGCGTGGCCGCCACGGTCCGGTGGCAGCCGTACAAATGCCGATTCGCGGCCCTATTGCGGTGCAGGAGCGGCGGGGCGGAAATGCACCGTGCGGGGCGGGACATCGGTTTTTCAGCGGCGATAGCGGTATTCACGCGAGAATCCGCGCCGGCACATGGCCGGTGGGCGATGAACGGCCCAACTCCCGTTTTCCTCAAGGGTGTTATTGGCCGGTACAGCTATGTCTTCAGCGGAATTTCAGACCCTGGCCACTCGGCGAAAGGCGGGTCCTGCACCGGGCGCGCTGATTCTGGTGGAGCCCCGATTCGACGTGCCACCCAGTGAGAGGACCTGTCATGACTGACACTCCGGAAGCGCAGGACTCGGGCTCCGCTCTGACCCGTCGCAGACTTCTCGGATCGGCCGCCACCGTCGGCGCCATCGCGGCCGTGGACATGGCACTGCCCTCCAACATCCGCAAGGCGGTCGCCGCCGGCGCCACGCACGGCGGGAAGCTCAGTGACATCAAGCACGTCGTCCTGCTGATGCAGGAGAACCGCTCCTTCGACCACTACTTCGGCACCCTGTCCGGCGTCCGCGGCTTCAGCGACCCGAAGGCGATGCGGCTGCCCAACGGGGACCCGGTCTTCAAGCAGCCCGACGGGGTGAGCCCGGACGGCTACCTGCTCCCGTTCCACCTGGACAGCAAGAGCACCTCGGCGCAGGCCATCCCCTCCACCAGCCACGCCTGGTCGGTGCAGCACCAGGCGTGGAACAACGGCACGATGGACAGCTGGCTGCCCGCGCACCGTGCCGCGGACGGCGCCAACGGCCCGTACACGATGGGCTACTACACCCGCGACGACATTCCGTTCCAGTTCGCGCTGGCCGAGAACTTCACCGTGCTGGACCGCTACCACTGCAGCGTGATGGGTCCCACGCACCCGAACCGCTACATGTGGATGAGCGGCACCGTCGACCCCAACGGCCTGGCGGGCGGCCCCTGTCTGGACAACGGGGCGCCCAACGGCACCTACTCCTGGAAGACCTACCCGGAGCGGCTGCTGGAGGCCGGGGTCAGCTT
Protein-coding regions in this window:
- a CDS encoding PGPGW domain-containing protein, yielding MSGARRSGSGEPQPDEESEKQTDVPELVRLHPAKRVLLGAAGGLLVLIGVALLVLPGPGLLLVLAGLILLSRAIPAVARYVEPVRERALQGAEAGVASPWRIAGTALAGLGLIAAGVICGLRALSWLPFTGWSTGSSLILSGLIIFALLIWSYRRVHSRHP
- a CDS encoding DUF6221 family protein, translated to MDDLVVFLRARLDEEDRLAAACVTADGSWQARDGDLVTDDGTRFSLGEALAGHVARHDPAQTIRGVAARRSLLVLRESIQLRMDQAAAGDDGAAYSLARAELRVVHFALRLDAATYSAHPDYRRGWAPGR